From the Peromyscus leucopus breed LL Stock chromosome 8b, UCI_PerLeu_2.1, whole genome shotgun sequence genome, one window contains:
- the Vdac1 gene encoding voltage-dependent anion-selective channel protein 1 has translation MAVPPTYADLGKSARDVFTKGYGFGLIKLDLKTKSENGLEFTSSGSANTETTKVNGSLETKYRWTEYGLTFTEKWNTDNTLGTEITVEDQLARGLKLTFDSSFSPNTGKKNAKIKTGYKREHINLGCDVDFDIAGPSIRGALVLGYEGWLAGYQMNFETAKSRVTQSNFAVGYKTDEFQLHTNVNDGTEFGGSIYQKVNKKLETAVNLAWTAGNSNTRFGIAAKYQVDPDACFSAKVNNSSLIGLGYTQTLKPGIKLTLSALLDGKNVNAGGHKLGLGLEFQA, from the exons ATGGCTGTGCCTCCCACATATGCTGATCTTGGCAAGTCTGCCAGGGATGTCTTCACCAAGGGCTACG gcttTGGCTTAATAAAACTTGATTTGAAAACGAAGTCTGAGAATGGATTG GAATTTACCAGCTCAGGCTCCGCCAACACAGAGACCACCAAAGTGAACGGCAGCCTGGAAACCAAGTACAGATGGACTGAGTACGGGCTGACGTTTACAGAGAAGTGGAACACAGACAACACTCTGGGCACCGAGATCACCGTGGAAGACCAG CTCGCGCGTGGACTGAAGCTGACCTTTGATTCATCCTTCTCGCCTAACACTGG gaaaaaaaatgctaaaatcaAGACAGGGTACAAGAGGGAGCATATCAACCTGGGCTGTGATGTGGACTTTGACATCGCCGGACCCTCGATCCGTGGCGCTCTGGTGCTTGGCTATGAgggttggctggctggctaccAGATGAATTTTGAGACCGCGAAGTCCCGAGTGACCCAGAGCAACTTTGCCGTTGGCTACAAGACGGACGAATTCCAGCTTCATACTAATGT GAACGATGGGACAGAGTTTGGCGGCTCCATTTATCAGAAGGTGAACAAGAAGTTGGAGACCGCTGTTAATCTCGCCTGGACAGCAGGAAACAGTAACACTCGCTTTGGAATAGCGGCCAAGTATCAGGTCGACCCTGATGCCTGCTTTTCG gcCAAAGTGAACAACTCTAGCCTGATCGGCTTAGGGTACACTCAGACCCTAAAGCCAG gtatcaaactgaccctgtcGGCTCTGCTGGATGGCAAGAACGTCAATGCGGGTGGCCACAAGCTTGGTCTAGGACTGGAATTTCAAGCATAA